A genomic segment from Neobacillus sp. YX16 encodes:
- a CDS encoding guanylate kinase: MYKIKDKEKLFIYTGPDGSGRKTIAKMVATAFDMETVLSYTTRPPRHYEQDGVDYHFVTDEAFNKLKDNQEFLESVDIDGIHYGIREQDIVKAFENHNLVYLTLNPEGTEKLKSMYGDRVMRLFIYSDRDTVIKRHQARNDKEEDIQRHLAHYDETMAYKTECEHVFENYDSPQVSFQVSEVIEAFLDQNRIVTDY; encoded by the coding sequence ATGTATAAAATCAAGGATAAGGAAAAACTTTTCATTTACACAGGACCCGATGGCTCTGGAAGAAAGACCATTGCCAAGATGGTCGCGACCGCGTTTGATATGGAAACGGTACTTTCTTACACGACTCGTCCTCCCCGTCATTATGAACAAGATGGCGTTGACTACCATTTTGTTACAGACGAAGCCTTCAACAAGCTGAAGGACAACCAAGAATTTCTTGAGAGTGTGGATATCGATGGAATTCATTATGGAATTCGCGAACAGGATATCGTCAAGGCATTTGAAAACCATAATCTTGTCTATCTAACGTTAAATCCAGAAGGCACCGAGAAATTAAAAAGTATGTATGGCGACCGAGTCATGCGCTTATTCATCTATTCTGACCGTGATACGGTTATCAAGAGACATCAGGCTCGAAATGACAAAGAAGAAGATATCCAAAGACACTTAGCACACTATGATGAAACCATGGCTTATAAAACTGAATGTGAACATGTCTTTGAAAATTATGACTCACCACAAGTTTCTTTTCAAGTTAGTGAAGTCATTGAAGCTTTCCTTGATCAAAATAGAATTGTCACCGATTATTAA
- a CDS encoding S1 domain-containing RNA-binding protein, whose amino-acid sequence MSIEVGSKVQGKVTGITNFGAFVELPGGTTGLVHISEVADSYVKDVNDHLKVGDQVEVKVISEKDGKTALSIKKAIDKPEGQTSSYSQRPQRQGRDNRQSKDFRSKGGGNFKPKENFEDKMAKFLKASEENLSSLKRSTETKRGGRGGRRG is encoded by the coding sequence TTGTCGATCGAAGTAGGCAGCAAAGTACAAGGTAAAGTAACGGGTATTACTAATTTTGGAGCGTTTGTAGAATTACCAGGTGGCACAACTGGCCTTGTGCACATTAGCGAAGTAGCTGACAGCTATGTTAAAGACGTTAATGATCATCTCAAAGTAGGGGATCAAGTTGAAGTTAAGGTAATTAGTGAGAAAGACGGAAAAACTGCCTTGTCTATTAAAAAAGCTATTGATAAGCCAGAGGGGCAAACTTCTTCTTATTCCCAGCGTCCACAACGCCAAGGTAGAGATAATAGGCAATCAAAAGACTTCCGTTCAAAAGGCGGCGGCAACTTTAAACCAAAAGAAAACTTTGAAGATAAAATGGCTAAATTCTTAAAAGCTAGTGAAGAAAATTTATCCAGTTTAAAACGCAGCACCGAAACAAAACGTGGCGGCAGAGGCGGAAGACGCGGATAA
- a CDS encoding DUF3231 family protein, whose amino-acid sequence MDKNPNHIKLTASELSYLWTSYLADSMSVCVLNYFLVHMNDSTIKSLITNALELSQQHIDFIRSVFTKEQFQIPQGFTEQDVNLRAKRLFSDVFYLRYIRNMTKGGLVTYGRVLQNIYRQDNRSFYSECLTDTLELDNKATTILLEKGLAIRPSVIPYPQKLEFIHKQSFILEGLGRREGLTGTEVTNLCANILTNHLGVAISTAFSQVAKSKKVRKYFLRGKDVSLKHINVLSSYLEMDSLSIPVSLAQEVTDSNESPFSDKLMMFHFNLMIYAGVGNYGIAISESQRTDLVVDYSRYITEVLKLSEDGANLMIENEWLEQPPMAANRRDLAKN is encoded by the coding sequence ATGGATAAAAACCCTAATCATATCAAATTAACAGCTTCTGAATTGTCCTATCTATGGACAAGTTATCTGGCAGACAGTATGTCAGTCTGCGTATTGAATTATTTTCTTGTACATATGAATGACAGTACTATTAAATCGCTCATCACGAACGCTCTGGAACTCTCGCAACAGCACATTGACTTCATTCGTAGTGTTTTTACAAAGGAACAATTTCAGATTCCACAGGGATTTACCGAACAAGATGTAAATTTAAGGGCAAAACGGTTATTCTCTGATGTTTTTTATTTGAGATATATTCGCAATATGACCAAAGGTGGACTAGTCACCTATGGAAGGGTGTTACAAAACATTTATCGTCAGGATAACCGCTCCTTCTACTCTGAATGTTTAACAGATACTTTGGAATTGGATAATAAAGCAACTACAATCTTATTAGAAAAGGGATTAGCCATTCGTCCTTCTGTTATTCCATATCCACAAAAATTAGAGTTTATCCATAAACAATCCTTTATTTTAGAAGGATTAGGAAGAAGGGAAGGACTTACGGGAACAGAGGTTACCAATCTTTGTGCGAACATCCTGACGAATCACCTCGGTGTGGCAATTTCAACAGCTTTTAGTCAGGTGGCAAAATCCAAAAAAGTCCGTAAATATTTTTTAAGAGGAAAAGATGTATCCTTGAAACATATTAATGTTTTAAGCAGCTATTTAGAAATGGACTCACTTTCAATTCCGGTTTCATTAGCACAGGAAGTTACTGATTCCAATGAATCCCCGTTTTCTGATAAATTAATGATGTTTCACTTTAATCTGATGATTTATGCTGGGGTAGGAAACTATGGAATCGCGATTTCAGAAAGTCAAAGAACCGATTTGGTTGTGGATTATTCACGGTATATTACGGAGGTTTTGAAGCTGTCAGAGGACGGAGCTAATCTCATGATTGAGAACGAATGGTTGGAGCAGCCTCCTATGGCAGCGAATCGAAGAGATTTGGCAAAGAATTAA